One Panicum virgatum strain AP13 chromosome 9K, P.virgatum_v5, whole genome shotgun sequence genomic region harbors:
- the LOC120651784 gene encoding spindle pole body component 110-like isoform X2, which produces MSRANRRRSPDRLGERVEFRFSNLRAVKVPVVSDRLLISIISVDTGKTIARSSKAAARNGICQWPDSILESIWFSQDEASKEFEDCQCRITVSMGSTKSGILGEVFLNLTNYLSSVDSTAISLPFKKCNSGTVLQLKIQCLGIKSKSSPTNDVMDSKTDDSDIIFPRNARSSRNPLDDVHQAEVGIRDANFSSSPRDDSDGGIYIGSSQTPGQNMLQESIAESSLSGVAHLSLGASGSSKALLDTAEETIEELLAEAQMWETHSRQLKNDLETLQKECDEKSVTQSELLLELSACEAEQESLRKEIEELKSSLEVATTRETVAGTTKSGDVIDFEHELKDEVQFLRESNENLTIQLKKTQDANIELVSILQELEETVEVQREEISTISQMSNTVDHEIPVNALSVQEDAEWARKLSLKENEIVELKEKLDRVLNVENASGAGSDAIYLELEKENEVLMVKMEELENDCSELTEENLELIHKLKEVTGVEGQDSSISDIQEMLNAGDLSGTSKSRVKYLERKCADLDLRILKFQSESRELEEKFQKSQEELKERTLELSELRDNLSNSREMELEGREIDVASGHQSGSEELGDTESGLNLLKDTIQLKEKKIESELNLLKDTIQLKEKEIEDLQHSKLEMETFIHNVLERKIHELESCKMELELHISRLEDEKFELLESISGVEAELTNLTSEYESCIVQMDDSRTLIIDLKDKVEWQQAELEAQKVELKQKQLEFQKRYSEAHEDSEALRRSNAKLQAKVDNLVEECSSLQALTDDLKKQKLELHSSATQLEQELEHSKRKTTEFCKTVEFLEAKLSSIQKDISSKEQSFLLELENVFQEHKEHEERISRAHFLLNKIEKEKIIKVENLEREVLSLTGQLSSTHEERENSTLDTIREASILRADKAKLEANLNDVSEQLRHYECQLEEIRKESKSKIKSLVDSLNASKQNEETLKTDAEDMRRLMEAAKSNEEKLRTTSNELELKFKTSNFEKQQIMEENSGLKNKVQKIAGLQDELLKLQSTLDEAEFEKGKLEELLRLLSEECDELKVQKAVLTDKVSHMQDTSNSIDEEKQSKTSIQAKHERSTKQGNNDLATDNGGCSPVNEEPDLQTKIKSLESRLAEALAENSMYRTQLKSYLPVDHIILFYHVQSHARGAIWEQGWRRE; this is translated from the exons aTGTCGAGGGCGAACCGGCGCCGCTCCCCGGACCGGCTCGGCGAGCGGGTCGAGTTCAGGTTCTCCAACCTCCGCGCCGTCAAG GTGCCAGTAGTATCTGACAGGCTGTTAATTTCTATAATCTCAGTAGACACAGGCAAAACAATTGCCAGGTCCAGTAAAGCTGCTGCTCGAAATGGAATATGTCAATGGCCCGATTCCATACTGGAATCAATATGGTTTTCTCAAGATGAAGCATCAAAAGAATTTGAGGATTGCCAGTGCAGGATTACTGTTTCCATG GGATCAACGAAATCTGGTATTCTCGGGGAAGTTTTCCTGAACTTGACTAACTATCTTAGTTCAGTAGACTCGACTGCAATCTCATTGCCATTCAAGAAATGCAATTCTGGAACAGTTTTACAG CTTAAGATTCAGTGTCTTGGCATAAAGTCTAAGTCAAG TCCAACCAATGATGTTATGGACAGCAAAACAGACGATTCTGATATCATTTTCCCCAGGAATGCTCGTTCATCAAGAAATCCTTTAGATGATGTTCATCAAGCTGAAGTTGGAATTAGG GATGCAAACTTCTCATCATCTCCTAGGGATGATTCTGACGGGGGAATATACATAGGGAG TTCTCAAACTCCAGGTCAAAACATGCTGCAAGAGAGTATAGCTGAGTCATCCTTAAGTGGTGTTGCTCACTTATCATTAGGGGCATCTGGTTCATCCAAAGCTCTCCTTGACACTGCTGAAGAAACAATCGAGGAACTCCTTGCTGAGGCACAGATGTGGGAGACCCATTCTCGCCAATTGAAAAATGACCTAGAGACATTGCAGAAGGAATGTGATGAAAAATCTGTGACACAGTCTGAGCTACTCCTGGAACTTTCTGCTTGTGAAGCAGAACAGGAGTCATTAAGAAAGGAAATTGAAGAATTAAAATCGTCTCTTGAAGTGGCTACAACACGAGAAACTGTTGCCGGAACTACCAAGTCTGGTGATGTGATAGACTTCGAGCATGAACTAAAAGATGAAGTGCAGTTTTTGCGGgaatcaaatgaaaatttgacaATACAACTGAAGAAGACTCAAGATGCAAATATAGAGCTTGTTTCTATTCTTCAAGAACTGGAAGAAACAGTAGAAGTACAGAGAGAAGAAATCTCCACTATCTCTCAAATGAGCAATACAGTTGATCATGAGATTCCTGTAAATGCATTATCAGTTCAAGAAGATGCAGAGTGGGCAAGGAAGTTGTCGCTTAAAGAAAATGAAATTGTAGAATTGAAGGAGAAATTGGATCGCGTACTCAATGTAGAAAATGCAAGTGGTGCTGGTTCTGATGCTATATATCTTGAACTGGAAAAGGAGAATGAAGTTCTGATGGTAAAAATGGAAGAACTTGAGAATGATTGTTCCGAATTAACAGAGGAAAATTTGGAACTTATACACAAGTTGAAAGAAGTTACTGGGGTGGAAGGACAGGATTCCAGCATTTCTGATATCCAGGAAATGTTAAATGCGGGGGATCTTTCTGGGACATCAAAATCTAGAGTAAAATACCTAGAAAGAAAATGTGCTGACCTTGATCTGAGGATACTGAAATTTCAGTCAGAGTCCCGAGAACTAGAAGAGAAGTTCCAAAAAAGCCAAGAGGAGCTAAAAGAGAGAACTCTTGAATTATCTGAACTAAGAGATAACCTTAGCAATTCACGTGAAATGGAACTGGAGGGAAGGGAAATCGATGTTGCAAGCGGTCACCAATCAGGAAGTGAAGAACTTGGAGATACTGAATCTGGGTTGAATTTGCTAAAGGATACAATTCAgctcaaagaaaaaaagattGAATCTGAGTTGAATTTGCTAAAGGATACAATTCAGCTCAAAGAAAAAGAGATTGAAGACTTGCAGCATTCTAAACTAGAAATGGAAACCTTCATACATAATGTTCTTGAACGGAAGATACATGAGCTTGAAAGCTGCAAAATGGAACTAGAATTGCATATATCGAGGCTGGAAGATGAAAAATTTGAATTGTTGGAGTCCATTTCTGGAGTGGAGGCTGAGTTGACAAATCTGACAAGTGAGTACGAGTCATGTATAGTGCAAATGGATGATTCTAGAACACTGATCATAGATCTCAAGGATAAAGTAGAATGGCAGCAAGCAGAGTTGGAAGCTCAAAAGGTGGAGCTAAAGCAAAAACAGCTAGAGTTTCAGAAAAGATATTCAGAAGCCCATGAGGATTCAGAGGCTCTAAGAAGATCAAATGCTAAACTACAGGCTAAAGTTGATAATCTTGTTGAGGAGTGCAGTTCCCTTCAAGCATTGACGGATGATCTAAAGAAGCAAAAGTTAGAATTGCATAGTTCTGCTACACAACTAGAGCAGGAACTGGAGCACTCTAAAAGAAAGACCACAGAATTTTGCAAAACTGTGGAGTTCCTAGAGGCAAAACTTTCTTCAATTCAGAAAGATATATCTTCAAAAGAGCAATCTTTTCTCTTGGAACTGGAGAATgtatttcaggagcacaaggagcatgaagaaaGGATAAGTCGTGCTCATTTCCTTTTAAATAAGATcgagaaagaaaaaataatcAAGGTAGAGAATCTCGAGAGGGAAGTCTTGAGCCTTACTGGACAGTTGTCTTCAACACATGAGGAGCGAGAAAATTCCACTTTGGATACTATTCGTGAGGCCTCCATCCTTCGAGCAGACAAGGCAAAACTTGAGGCTAATCTTAATGATGTCAGTGAACAGTTGAGACATTACGAGTGTCAGTTGGAAGAAATACGTAAGGAGTCTAAAAGCAAGATTAAATCCCTTGTTGATTCACTCAATGCATCGAAACAGAATGAAGAAACTCTGAAAACAGATGCTGAGGATATGAGAAGGTTGATGGAAGCTGCTAAATCTAATGAAGAAAAATTAAGAACAACTTCAAATGAACTAGAACTGAAGTTTAAAACTAGCAATTTTGAGAAACAGCAAATAATGGAAGAAAATTCTGGACTAAAAAATAAAGTCCAGAAAATAGCAGGCCTGCAAGATGAACTTTTGAAACTGCAAAGTACCCTTGATGAGGCTGAGTTTGAAAAGGGAAAACTTGAAGAGCTACTTCGGTTGTTGTCTGAAGAATGTGATGAACTAAAGGTACAGAAGGCCGTGTTAACAGACAAAGTCTCACACATGCAGGATACTTCCAACAGTATTGATGAAgaaaaacaaagtaaaacaTCCATCCAAGCAAAGCATGAGAGAAGCACAAAACAG GGGAACAATGATCTAGCTACTGACAAcggaggttgttctccagttaATGAGGAACCAGACCTGCAAACAAAGATCAAATCACTGGAAAGTAGACTTGCCGAGGCTCTGGCGGAAAATAGCATGTATAGGACACAGCTGAAGAG CTACCTTCCGGTGGATCATATTATTCTTTTTTACCATGTACAGTCCCATGCCAGAGGGGCAATCTGGGAGCAGGGATGGCGAAGAGAATAA
- the LOC120651784 gene encoding spindle pole body component 110-like isoform X1: MSRANRRRSPDRLGERVEFRFSNLRAVKVPVVSDRLLISIISVDTGKTIARSSKAAARNGICQWPDSILESIWFSQDEASKEFEDCQCRITVSMGSTKSGILGEVFLNLTNYLSSVDSTAISLPFKKCNSGTVLQLKIQCLGIKSKSSPTNDVMDSKTDDSDIIFPRNARSSRNPLDDVHQAEVGIRDANFSSSPRDDSDGGIYIGSSQTPGQNMLQESIAESSLSGVAHLSLGASGSSKALLDTAEETIEELLAEAQMWETHSRQLKNDLETLQKECDEKSVTQSELLLELSACEAEQESLRKEIEELKSSLEVATTRETVAGTTKSGDVIDFEHELKDEVQFLRESNENLTIQLKKTQDANIELVSILQELEETVEVQREEISTISQMSNTVDHEIPVNALSVQEDAEWARKLSLKENEIVELKEKLDRVLNVENASGAGSDAIYLELEKENEVLMVKMEELENDCSELTEENLELIHKLKEVTGVEGQDSSISDIQEMLNAGDLSGTSKSRVKYLERKCADLDLRILKFQSESRELEEKFQKSQEELKERTLELSELRDNLSNSREMELEGREIDVASGHQSGSEELGDTESGLNLLKDTIQLKEKKIESELNLLKDTIQLKEKEIEDLQHSKLEMETFIHNVLERKIHELESCKMELELHISRLEDEKFELLESISGVEAELTNLTSEYESCIVQMDDSRTLIIDLKDKVEWQQAELEAQKVELKQKQLEFQKRYSEAHEDSEALRRSNAKLQAKVDNLVEECSSLQALTDDLKKQKLELHSSATQLEQELEHSKRKTTEFCKTVEFLEAKLSSIQKDISSKEQSFLLELENVFQEHKEHEERISRAHFLLNKIEKEKIIKVENLEREVLSLTGQLSSTHEERENSTLDTIREASILRADKAKLEANLNDVSEQLRHYECQLEEIRKESKSKIKSLVDSLNASKQNEETLKTDAEDMRRLMEAAKSNEEKLRTTSNELELKFKTSNFEKQQIMEENSGLKNKVQKIAGLQDELLKLQSTLDEAEFEKGKLEELLRLLSEECDELKVQKAVLTDKVSHMQDTSNSIDEEKQSKTSIQAKHERSTKQGNNDLATDNGGCSPVNEEPDLQTKIKSLESRLAEALAENSMYRTQLKSPMPEGQSGSRDGEENNDDKIAQLESELKDMQDRLLNVSMQYAEVEAQREELVMELKNANAKKGRWF; encoded by the exons aTGTCGAGGGCGAACCGGCGCCGCTCCCCGGACCGGCTCGGCGAGCGGGTCGAGTTCAGGTTCTCCAACCTCCGCGCCGTCAAG GTGCCAGTAGTATCTGACAGGCTGTTAATTTCTATAATCTCAGTAGACACAGGCAAAACAATTGCCAGGTCCAGTAAAGCTGCTGCTCGAAATGGAATATGTCAATGGCCCGATTCCATACTGGAATCAATATGGTTTTCTCAAGATGAAGCATCAAAAGAATTTGAGGATTGCCAGTGCAGGATTACTGTTTCCATG GGATCAACGAAATCTGGTATTCTCGGGGAAGTTTTCCTGAACTTGACTAACTATCTTAGTTCAGTAGACTCGACTGCAATCTCATTGCCATTCAAGAAATGCAATTCTGGAACAGTTTTACAG CTTAAGATTCAGTGTCTTGGCATAAAGTCTAAGTCAAG TCCAACCAATGATGTTATGGACAGCAAAACAGACGATTCTGATATCATTTTCCCCAGGAATGCTCGTTCATCAAGAAATCCTTTAGATGATGTTCATCAAGCTGAAGTTGGAATTAGG GATGCAAACTTCTCATCATCTCCTAGGGATGATTCTGACGGGGGAATATACATAGGGAG TTCTCAAACTCCAGGTCAAAACATGCTGCAAGAGAGTATAGCTGAGTCATCCTTAAGTGGTGTTGCTCACTTATCATTAGGGGCATCTGGTTCATCCAAAGCTCTCCTTGACACTGCTGAAGAAACAATCGAGGAACTCCTTGCTGAGGCACAGATGTGGGAGACCCATTCTCGCCAATTGAAAAATGACCTAGAGACATTGCAGAAGGAATGTGATGAAAAATCTGTGACACAGTCTGAGCTACTCCTGGAACTTTCTGCTTGTGAAGCAGAACAGGAGTCATTAAGAAAGGAAATTGAAGAATTAAAATCGTCTCTTGAAGTGGCTACAACACGAGAAACTGTTGCCGGAACTACCAAGTCTGGTGATGTGATAGACTTCGAGCATGAACTAAAAGATGAAGTGCAGTTTTTGCGGgaatcaaatgaaaatttgacaATACAACTGAAGAAGACTCAAGATGCAAATATAGAGCTTGTTTCTATTCTTCAAGAACTGGAAGAAACAGTAGAAGTACAGAGAGAAGAAATCTCCACTATCTCTCAAATGAGCAATACAGTTGATCATGAGATTCCTGTAAATGCATTATCAGTTCAAGAAGATGCAGAGTGGGCAAGGAAGTTGTCGCTTAAAGAAAATGAAATTGTAGAATTGAAGGAGAAATTGGATCGCGTACTCAATGTAGAAAATGCAAGTGGTGCTGGTTCTGATGCTATATATCTTGAACTGGAAAAGGAGAATGAAGTTCTGATGGTAAAAATGGAAGAACTTGAGAATGATTGTTCCGAATTAACAGAGGAAAATTTGGAACTTATACACAAGTTGAAAGAAGTTACTGGGGTGGAAGGACAGGATTCCAGCATTTCTGATATCCAGGAAATGTTAAATGCGGGGGATCTTTCTGGGACATCAAAATCTAGAGTAAAATACCTAGAAAGAAAATGTGCTGACCTTGATCTGAGGATACTGAAATTTCAGTCAGAGTCCCGAGAACTAGAAGAGAAGTTCCAAAAAAGCCAAGAGGAGCTAAAAGAGAGAACTCTTGAATTATCTGAACTAAGAGATAACCTTAGCAATTCACGTGAAATGGAACTGGAGGGAAGGGAAATCGATGTTGCAAGCGGTCACCAATCAGGAAGTGAAGAACTTGGAGATACTGAATCTGGGTTGAATTTGCTAAAGGATACAATTCAgctcaaagaaaaaaagattGAATCTGAGTTGAATTTGCTAAAGGATACAATTCAGCTCAAAGAAAAAGAGATTGAAGACTTGCAGCATTCTAAACTAGAAATGGAAACCTTCATACATAATGTTCTTGAACGGAAGATACATGAGCTTGAAAGCTGCAAAATGGAACTAGAATTGCATATATCGAGGCTGGAAGATGAAAAATTTGAATTGTTGGAGTCCATTTCTGGAGTGGAGGCTGAGTTGACAAATCTGACAAGTGAGTACGAGTCATGTATAGTGCAAATGGATGATTCTAGAACACTGATCATAGATCTCAAGGATAAAGTAGAATGGCAGCAAGCAGAGTTGGAAGCTCAAAAGGTGGAGCTAAAGCAAAAACAGCTAGAGTTTCAGAAAAGATATTCAGAAGCCCATGAGGATTCAGAGGCTCTAAGAAGATCAAATGCTAAACTACAGGCTAAAGTTGATAATCTTGTTGAGGAGTGCAGTTCCCTTCAAGCATTGACGGATGATCTAAAGAAGCAAAAGTTAGAATTGCATAGTTCTGCTACACAACTAGAGCAGGAACTGGAGCACTCTAAAAGAAAGACCACAGAATTTTGCAAAACTGTGGAGTTCCTAGAGGCAAAACTTTCTTCAATTCAGAAAGATATATCTTCAAAAGAGCAATCTTTTCTCTTGGAACTGGAGAATgtatttcaggagcacaaggagcatgaagaaaGGATAAGTCGTGCTCATTTCCTTTTAAATAAGATcgagaaagaaaaaataatcAAGGTAGAGAATCTCGAGAGGGAAGTCTTGAGCCTTACTGGACAGTTGTCTTCAACACATGAGGAGCGAGAAAATTCCACTTTGGATACTATTCGTGAGGCCTCCATCCTTCGAGCAGACAAGGCAAAACTTGAGGCTAATCTTAATGATGTCAGTGAACAGTTGAGACATTACGAGTGTCAGTTGGAAGAAATACGTAAGGAGTCTAAAAGCAAGATTAAATCCCTTGTTGATTCACTCAATGCATCGAAACAGAATGAAGAAACTCTGAAAACAGATGCTGAGGATATGAGAAGGTTGATGGAAGCTGCTAAATCTAATGAAGAAAAATTAAGAACAACTTCAAATGAACTAGAACTGAAGTTTAAAACTAGCAATTTTGAGAAACAGCAAATAATGGAAGAAAATTCTGGACTAAAAAATAAAGTCCAGAAAATAGCAGGCCTGCAAGATGAACTTTTGAAACTGCAAAGTACCCTTGATGAGGCTGAGTTTGAAAAGGGAAAACTTGAAGAGCTACTTCGGTTGTTGTCTGAAGAATGTGATGAACTAAAGGTACAGAAGGCCGTGTTAACAGACAAAGTCTCACACATGCAGGATACTTCCAACAGTATTGATGAAgaaaaacaaagtaaaacaTCCATCCAAGCAAAGCATGAGAGAAGCACAAAACAG GGGAACAATGATCTAGCTACTGACAAcggaggttgttctccagttaATGAGGAACCAGACCTGCAAACAAAGATCAAATCACTGGAAAGTAGACTTGCCGAGGCTCTGGCGGAAAATAGCATGTATAGGACACAGCTGAAGAG TCCCATGCCAGAGGGGCAATCTGGGAGCAGGGATGGCGAAGAGAATAATGACGACAAAATAGCACAACTGGAGTCAGAACTAAAAGACATGCAGGATCGGTTACTCAATGTGAGCATGCAGTATGCAGAAGTAGAGGCTCAGCGGGAGGAATTAGTGATGGAGCTTAAAAACGCAAACGCAAAGAAGGGACGGTGGTTCTAG
- the LOC120651784 gene encoding spindle pole body component 110-like isoform X4 encodes MSRANRRRSPDRLGERVEFRFSNLRAVKVPVVSDRLLISIISVDTGKTIARSSKAAARNGICQWPDSILESIWFSQDEASKEFEDCQCRITVSMGSTKSGILGEVFLNLTNYLSSVDSTAISLPFKKCNSGTVLQLKIQCLGIKSKSSPTNDVMDSKTDDSDIIFPRNARSSRNPLDDVHQAEVGIRDANFSSSPRDDSDGGIYIGSSQTPGQNMLQESIAESSLSGVAHLSLGASGSSKALLDTAEETIEELLAEAQMWETHSRQLKNDLETLQKECDEKSVTQSELLLELSACEAEQESLRKEIEELKSSLEVATTRETVAGTTKSGDVIDFEHELKDEVQFLRESNENLTIQLKKTQDANIELVSILQELEETVEVQREEISTISQMSNTVDHEIPVNALSVQEDAEWARKLSLKENEIVELKEKLDRVLNVENASGAGSDAIYLELEKENEVLMVKMEELENDCSELTEENLELIHKLKEVTGVEGQDSSISDIQEMLNAGDLSGTSKSRVKYLERKCADLDLRILKFQSESRELEEKFQKSQEELKERTLELSELRDNLSNSREMELEGREIDVASGHQSGSEELGDTESGLNLLKDTIQLKEKKIESELNLLKDTIQLKEKEIEDLQHSKLEMETFIHNVLERKIHELESCKMELELHISRLEDEKFELLESISGVEAELTNLTSEYESCIVQMDDSRTLIIDLKDKVEWQQAELEAQKVELKQKQLEFQKRYSEAHEDSEALRRSNAKLQAKVDNLVEECSSLQALTDDLKKQKLELHSSATQLEQELEHSKRKTTEFCKTVEFLEAKLSSIQKDISSKEQSFLLELENVFQEHKEHEERISRAHFLLNKIEKEKIIKVENLEREVLSLTGQLSSTHEERENSTLDTIREASILRADKAKLEANLNDVSEQLRHYECQLEEIRKESKSKIKSLVDSLNASKQNEETLKTDAEDMRRLMEAAKSNEEKLRTTSNELELKFKTSNFEKQQIMEENSGLKNKVQKIAGLQDELLKLQSTLDEAEFEKGKLEELLRLLSEECDELKVQKAVLTDKVSHMQDTSNSIDEEKQSKTSIQAKHERSTKQVAYYGIEEEDVIHITPRFVSVT; translated from the exons aTGTCGAGGGCGAACCGGCGCCGCTCCCCGGACCGGCTCGGCGAGCGGGTCGAGTTCAGGTTCTCCAACCTCCGCGCCGTCAAG GTGCCAGTAGTATCTGACAGGCTGTTAATTTCTATAATCTCAGTAGACACAGGCAAAACAATTGCCAGGTCCAGTAAAGCTGCTGCTCGAAATGGAATATGTCAATGGCCCGATTCCATACTGGAATCAATATGGTTTTCTCAAGATGAAGCATCAAAAGAATTTGAGGATTGCCAGTGCAGGATTACTGTTTCCATG GGATCAACGAAATCTGGTATTCTCGGGGAAGTTTTCCTGAACTTGACTAACTATCTTAGTTCAGTAGACTCGACTGCAATCTCATTGCCATTCAAGAAATGCAATTCTGGAACAGTTTTACAG CTTAAGATTCAGTGTCTTGGCATAAAGTCTAAGTCAAG TCCAACCAATGATGTTATGGACAGCAAAACAGACGATTCTGATATCATTTTCCCCAGGAATGCTCGTTCATCAAGAAATCCTTTAGATGATGTTCATCAAGCTGAAGTTGGAATTAGG GATGCAAACTTCTCATCATCTCCTAGGGATGATTCTGACGGGGGAATATACATAGGGAG TTCTCAAACTCCAGGTCAAAACATGCTGCAAGAGAGTATAGCTGAGTCATCCTTAAGTGGTGTTGCTCACTTATCATTAGGGGCATCTGGTTCATCCAAAGCTCTCCTTGACACTGCTGAAGAAACAATCGAGGAACTCCTTGCTGAGGCACAGATGTGGGAGACCCATTCTCGCCAATTGAAAAATGACCTAGAGACATTGCAGAAGGAATGTGATGAAAAATCTGTGACACAGTCTGAGCTACTCCTGGAACTTTCTGCTTGTGAAGCAGAACAGGAGTCATTAAGAAAGGAAATTGAAGAATTAAAATCGTCTCTTGAAGTGGCTACAACACGAGAAACTGTTGCCGGAACTACCAAGTCTGGTGATGTGATAGACTTCGAGCATGAACTAAAAGATGAAGTGCAGTTTTTGCGGgaatcaaatgaaaatttgacaATACAACTGAAGAAGACTCAAGATGCAAATATAGAGCTTGTTTCTATTCTTCAAGAACTGGAAGAAACAGTAGAAGTACAGAGAGAAGAAATCTCCACTATCTCTCAAATGAGCAATACAGTTGATCATGAGATTCCTGTAAATGCATTATCAGTTCAAGAAGATGCAGAGTGGGCAAGGAAGTTGTCGCTTAAAGAAAATGAAATTGTAGAATTGAAGGAGAAATTGGATCGCGTACTCAATGTAGAAAATGCAAGTGGTGCTGGTTCTGATGCTATATATCTTGAACTGGAAAAGGAGAATGAAGTTCTGATGGTAAAAATGGAAGAACTTGAGAATGATTGTTCCGAATTAACAGAGGAAAATTTGGAACTTATACACAAGTTGAAAGAAGTTACTGGGGTGGAAGGACAGGATTCCAGCATTTCTGATATCCAGGAAATGTTAAATGCGGGGGATCTTTCTGGGACATCAAAATCTAGAGTAAAATACCTAGAAAGAAAATGTGCTGACCTTGATCTGAGGATACTGAAATTTCAGTCAGAGTCCCGAGAACTAGAAGAGAAGTTCCAAAAAAGCCAAGAGGAGCTAAAAGAGAGAACTCTTGAATTATCTGAACTAAGAGATAACCTTAGCAATTCACGTGAAATGGAACTGGAGGGAAGGGAAATCGATGTTGCAAGCGGTCACCAATCAGGAAGTGAAGAACTTGGAGATACTGAATCTGGGTTGAATTTGCTAAAGGATACAATTCAgctcaaagaaaaaaagattGAATCTGAGTTGAATTTGCTAAAGGATACAATTCAGCTCAAAGAAAAAGAGATTGAAGACTTGCAGCATTCTAAACTAGAAATGGAAACCTTCATACATAATGTTCTTGAACGGAAGATACATGAGCTTGAAAGCTGCAAAATGGAACTAGAATTGCATATATCGAGGCTGGAAGATGAAAAATTTGAATTGTTGGAGTCCATTTCTGGAGTGGAGGCTGAGTTGACAAATCTGACAAGTGAGTACGAGTCATGTATAGTGCAAATGGATGATTCTAGAACACTGATCATAGATCTCAAGGATAAAGTAGAATGGCAGCAAGCAGAGTTGGAAGCTCAAAAGGTGGAGCTAAAGCAAAAACAGCTAGAGTTTCAGAAAAGATATTCAGAAGCCCATGAGGATTCAGAGGCTCTAAGAAGATCAAATGCTAAACTACAGGCTAAAGTTGATAATCTTGTTGAGGAGTGCAGTTCCCTTCAAGCATTGACGGATGATCTAAAGAAGCAAAAGTTAGAATTGCATAGTTCTGCTACACAACTAGAGCAGGAACTGGAGCACTCTAAAAGAAAGACCACAGAATTTTGCAAAACTGTGGAGTTCCTAGAGGCAAAACTTTCTTCAATTCAGAAAGATATATCTTCAAAAGAGCAATCTTTTCTCTTGGAACTGGAGAATgtatttcaggagcacaaggagcatgaagaaaGGATAAGTCGTGCTCATTTCCTTTTAAATAAGATcgagaaagaaaaaataatcAAGGTAGAGAATCTCGAGAGGGAAGTCTTGAGCCTTACTGGACAGTTGTCTTCAACACATGAGGAGCGAGAAAATTCCACTTTGGATACTATTCGTGAGGCCTCCATCCTTCGAGCAGACAAGGCAAAACTTGAGGCTAATCTTAATGATGTCAGTGAACAGTTGAGACATTACGAGTGTCAGTTGGAAGAAATACGTAAGGAGTCTAAAAGCAAGATTAAATCCCTTGTTGATTCACTCAATGCATCGAAACAGAATGAAGAAACTCTGAAAACAGATGCTGAGGATATGAGAAGGTTGATGGAAGCTGCTAAATCTAATGAAGAAAAATTAAGAACAACTTCAAATGAACTAGAACTGAAGTTTAAAACTAGCAATTTTGAGAAACAGCAAATAATGGAAGAAAATTCTGGACTAAAAAATAAAGTCCAGAAAATAGCAGGCCTGCAAGATGAACTTTTGAAACTGCAAAGTACCCTTGATGAGGCTGAGTTTGAAAAGGGAAAACTTGAAGAGCTACTTCGGTTGTTGTCTGAAGAATGTGATGAACTAAAGGTACAGAAGGCCGTGTTAACAGACAAAGTCTCACACATGCAGGATACTTCCAACAGTATTGATGAAgaaaaacaaagtaaaacaTCCATCCAAGCAAAGCATGAGAGAAGCACAAAACAG GTTGCTTATTATGGAATTGAAGAGGAAGATGTCATTCATATTACCCCCAGGTTTGTTTCTGTCACTTAA